In Sphingobacterium sp. R2, the genomic stretch TCGTTAAAGCGGAAATTGCGGGCACAGGAAGTGCATTGCAACTATTGCATATTGTGCATGAGACCGTGCAATTTGTGCACGAGAACTATCCTGATACTATGGTGGGTGTTATTTCTACTGCAGGAGAGCAGTTATATAGTTTATATCGAGCGGCTTTTATTGAAAAGGGCTTTGATGTCGTCACGCCAGAAGGAACGGAGCAAGAAAAGGTAAACAATGCAATCTATGATGCTGAATATGGAATAAAATCACAGCCTGTGCCGATAGCCAATAAGGCGAGGGAGGATTTATTATCGGCCATGGATGACTTGAAGAAAAAGGGAGCACAAGTCATTATCTTGGGATGTGCAGAGTTACCTTTGGCTATTCCGGAACGAGATCACAATGGTATGATTATCATAGACCCGAATCGAATTTTAGCGCGGGCACTCATTCGTGCAGTTGCTCCAGATAAATTAAAGCCATTGTAATCCACCCTGCTGAAAATTTTAAAGCTATGCATCCCATCACAGCCAAAAAAATAAATGTTGGCTGTGATGCTACTTTGGCGACATTCAGATCTTGCAGAAGCTACTCTTCATCATTGGTCTCTTCTGCTGCTGATATTTTCTGTAATAAACTATTCACTTCGTCCTCTGTCGCCGTTAATTTTGCTTTACAGACCTGAATAAGGTCTGAGGCTCTTTTAATCTTTTCGGCCAGTTCATCAATGTTTGTTGTGCCATTTTCTATTTCCCCCACGATAGTTTGTAACTCGTTAAAGGCATCTGTATAGGTATAATTCTGTTCCATTATGCTATGCTTTCTTTAAATTTCTTTATCAATTACTACACTATGCATCGTCTTCGTCTAACTCCTGTTTTGGAAATGTATCCGTCGCTGTGCTTAGCAATTCTCCATCTTCGAGTATGGTTTGTATAACATCGCCGGGTGATACTTGTGTAATCGACTGCAGCAATTTTCCATTCACCTTGGTAATTGAAAAACCCTGTTTTAATAATCGAATTGGATCAGCCAGCTGAATAATTCGCTCGGTATGCGCCAGCGCTGTCTTGTGCTCGTAAAAGCGCAATTTTATCAAGGCGCTAAGCTCATGCTGAAATTGCTGAAGGGCCGTTCGAGTGGTTTGTATTTCTCTTTTTCCGACCCATTGAATATGCGTTGCCGTTTGAGATAGCACGTTGCGCTCTTCTTTAAACCGAGTAGCTATAAGTTGCTGTATTCGCTCTGCTGCCTTATCGACCGGAATAGCGAAATTGTGAAACTTTTGGATCAAAAAGTCGGCGAGCTCACTGGGTGTGATCGCATTCTTGTAAGCGACCATTTCGCTGACCGTATAATTTGTTGAATGTCCAATGCCGGTTAATACTGGAATGGGAAACATCGCGATAGCCCGAGCCAGTAAATAATTATTATAACTAGAAAGACCGACTTCACCACCTCCGCCCCGGATAATGGCAACGACATCGTACAAACTGATTTTTTCGGCAATAACGGCAAGTTGGTTGATAATAGAAGGCACAGACTTGTCACCTTGTAATAATGCGGGAAAGAGTGTGCATTCGATGCGGTAACCCCAAGGGTTTTGATTGATAATCTTGTAAAAATCAGAAAGCCCTTTGCTCGTTTCCACTGAAATAATCGCCAGTCGCTTAGGAACAGCCGGGAAGTTCAACAGTTTATTCGACTCATAGATTCCTTCTGCCTTCAACTTTCGAATGCTGTCCAACTTCTCCTTTTCAAGTTCGCCTAATGTAAATGTCGGATCGATGTCGACAATGCGCAGGCTCAATCCGTACATCGGATCATAGGATATACTTGCCTGAAATAACATCGTAATTCCTTCTCGTAACGGTTCCTGGGCAATCTTGAGAAAACTGTTGTTGATACGGTGGTAATCGGTTTTCCATAAGATCGACCGCATTTCAGCGACAATCTTACCGTCCTGTTTTTCGACTAGCTCGGGATAACAATGGCCAGAATGGGTATAATGATTGAGCTTGTTCATTTCCGCTTTAATCCAGTACAAACTCTTATACCGTTCTGCAAGTGTCTTTTGGATACTGCGGCTAACTTCCAGTAAGGAAAATATGGTTTTATCTTGAATCAATTCTGGCATTAGTCAAACTTACAGAAAAAACCTTCAGGATGCAATCTGCAACTGAGTAATCAAAGATTAGTTGAAATTCGCTTAAAGATTCTTGTGCCACTAAGGTTAAAACAAAAAGGCATTTTAATCCAGAGACTCGTTTAACGTAACAAAATTGATTTTTTTTAACCTCACTGTATTCCTTGTCCATTTAATTCGTATTTTTATTTGATAGAACCTAAAAAACGATAAAAGCAGAATGAAAAAAGGACTTTTTGGGGTATTATTTGCAGGTTTGTTCTGCATTAGCCCTCTGTTTGCTCAATATAAATCTACTATTAAGAATGAAACGATACTGTTTAATAACCGCGATCAGTTGCTGCCTTTGAAAAATCTAGATCGGCTTCGCATCGCTGTTGTTGTTCCCAATGCAGCAAAATATAGTGTGTTTACAGAACAGTTAGCCCGTTATGCGGACACTAAAGTTTTTGATTTTAGTAAATTTGATGAAAATATAAAATACTATAATACTATTATTGTCGCTGGAAAGGAAGACGACTTGGATGCAGATTGTCTCGCCCAGTTGAAACAGGCTGTATTAAACAACAAGAAAGTCATCCTTTGTCATTTTTTCGAAAATGAAAAAAGCAAAAAGGGGCTAACTGAGCGCATGTCGTCTGACTTGATCGAACTATTAGCCCCGTTTTCAGAAACTGGACAACGTCACGTCGCAATGTCAGTTTTTGGTGGAGTCCCAATCACCGCCGGTGATGTCAAAACTACACAGACAAGGCTGCAGTACGGCTCTGCGTCAAGCGCTCATCTGAATCTGGGGAAATTGACCAAGAAAATTGATGCTATTGCCCAAGAAGCCATTGATAAGCAAGCGACACCTGGAGCAGTTGTCATGATCGTTAAAGATGGACAAGTTCTGCTGGAGAAATCTTATGGATTCCATACCTATTCCAAAGATATTCCAACAAAAACAAATGATATTTTTGATCTGGCATCTGTCAGTAAGATTGCCGGCACAACACCTGTCATTATGCGCCTTACTGAGCGGAATGTGATTAATTTGGATAGTACCATGGGGCATTACCTATGGCAGGCAAAGTATACCAATAAGAAGGATATCAAGCTTCGTTCCGTCATGTTGCACGAGGCCGGTTTTACACCCTTTATTCCCTTTTATAAATATCTTAAAGCTGGAGACGTTGTTTCAGTTCCAGATGCTAACCATCAAGTAAAGATGGCGGACAATAGCTATATCCTCAACAATTATTACCGTGATTTCATGTGGCCAGAGATGTTAAAATCTCCGGTAAAGCCCACAGGAAACTATGTATATAGCGATATCAGCATGTATGTCATGAAGGAAGTTGCAGAACATCAGACTGCTGAGCCACTGCAAGATTACGTCCAGGAAAACTTCTATAGGCCATTAGGGATGAAGCGCGCTGGTTATCTTCCCAGAATACGTTTTGCTAAAGATGAAATTGTTCCTACGGAACAAGATACGTCTTTTCGGAAAACATTGTTAGAAGGCTATGTACACGATCAGGGTGCGGCAA encodes the following:
- a CDS encoding aspartate/glutamate racemase family protein, which produces MIGIVGGLGPYSGLDITKKIIDETAARSDQEHLPLLLFSCPHLIPDRKAYLLDTSNENPGKAIASVLRKLEIAGATIAAIPSNIVHAEPIFSFVKAEIAGTGSALQLLHIVHETVQFVHENYPDTMVGVISTAGEQLYSLYRAAFIEKGFDVVTPEGTEQEKVNNAIYDAEYGIKSQPVPIANKAREDLLSAMDDLKKKGAQVIILGCAELPLAIPERDHNGMIIIDPNRILARALIRAVAPDKLKPL
- the xseB gene encoding exodeoxyribonuclease VII small subunit; this translates as MEQNYTYTDAFNELQTIVGEIENGTTNIDELAEKIKRASDLIQVCKAKLTATEDEVNSLLQKISAAEETNDEE
- the xseA gene encoding exodeoxyribonuclease VII large subunit, encoding MPELIQDKTIFSLLEVSRSIQKTLAERYKSLYWIKAEMNKLNHYTHSGHCYPELVEKQDGKIVAEMRSILWKTDYHRINNSFLKIAQEPLREGITMLFQASISYDPMYGLSLRIVDIDPTFTLGELEKEKLDSIRKLKAEGIYESNKLLNFPAVPKRLAIISVETSKGLSDFYKIINQNPWGYRIECTLFPALLQGDKSVPSIINQLAVIAEKISLYDVVAIIRGGGGEVGLSSYNNYLLARAIAMFPIPVLTGIGHSTNYTVSEMVAYKNAITPSELADFLIQKFHNFAIPVDKAAERIQQLIATRFKEERNVLSQTATHIQWVGKREIQTTRTALQQFQHELSALIKLRFYEHKTALAHTERIIQLADPIRLLKQGFSITKVNGKLLQSITQVSPGDVIQTILEDGELLSTATDTFPKQELDEDDA
- a CDS encoding serine hydrolase domain-containing protein; this encodes MKKGLFGVLFAGLFCISPLFAQYKSTIKNETILFNNRDQLLPLKNLDRLRIAVVVPNAAKYSVFTEQLARYADTKVFDFSKFDENIKYYNTIIVAGKEDDLDADCLAQLKQAVLNNKKVILCHFFENEKSKKGLTERMSSDLIELLAPFSETGQRHVAMSVFGGVPITAGDVKTTQTRLQYGSASSAHLNLGKLTKKIDAIAQEAIDKQATPGAVVMIVKDGQVLLEKSYGFHTYSKDIPTKTNDIFDLASVSKIAGTTPVIMRLTERNVINLDSTMGHYLWQAKYTNKKDIKLRSVMLHEAGFTPFIPFYKYLKAGDVVSVPDANHQVKMADNSYILNNYYRDFMWPEMLKSPVKPTGNYVYSDISMYVMKEVAEHQTAEPLQDYVQENFYRPLGMKRAGYLPRIRFAKDEIVPTEQDTSFRKTLLEGYVHDQGAAMAGGIAGHAGLFATANDLAIYGQLLLNRGEYGGERYFKTETVDLFTSRQSTSSRRGLGFDRWDPNPKNEYPSKFANSSVFGHTGYTGTCIWIDPQNQLIYIFLSNRVHPQVSTKLLDLDIRSRIQDAIYESINESQR